A single Planctomicrobium piriforme DNA region contains:
- the purE gene encoding 5-(carboxyamino)imidazole ribonucleotide mutase, whose product MAEAAPLVGVIMGSKSDWETMQGAAQMLAQFGVPHECRVVSAHRTPDLMADYAKSAAGRGLEVIIAGAGGAAHLPGMVAAHTVLPVLGVPVQSKALNGLDSLLSIVQMPGGIPVATLAIGAAGSKNAGLLAVRILATSRPELREKLVEFQNRQTADVLADSNLPVLKTDH is encoded by the coding sequence ATGGCAGAAGCAGCGCCGCTGGTCGGCGTGATTATGGGGAGCAAGTCCGACTGGGAGACGATGCAGGGGGCTGCACAGATGCTGGCGCAGTTCGGCGTGCCGCACGAATGCCGCGTCGTTTCCGCTCACCGCACGCCCGACCTGATGGCCGACTATGCGAAATCGGCTGCCGGCCGGGGACTGGAAGTGATCATTGCCGGCGCCGGCGGGGCCGCACATCTGCCAGGCATGGTCGCAGCACACACGGTATTGCCGGTGCTGGGAGTGCCTGTGCAGAGCAAGGCGCTCAACGGACTCGACTCGTTGCTCTCGATCGTGCAGATGCCCGGCGGAATTCCGGTCGCGACGCTGGCGATTGGCGCAGCCGGCAGCAAGAATGCCGGCCTGCTTGCCGTGCGAATTCTCGCCACCTCCCGGCCTGAACTCCGCGAAAAGCTGGTCGAATTCCAGAATCGGCAAACCGCAGACGTTCTGGCAGATTCCAATCTGCCAGTTCTGAAAACTGACCACTGA
- a CDS encoding 5-(carboxyamino)imidazole ribonucleotide synthase codes for MTQPILPGATIGILGSGQLGRMLAVAARRLGYGVQVFSPDLNSPAGQVADREWGAKYDDVDRLKEFVRRVDVVTLEFENVPVETLNVLEKFVPVRPGPRVLEAAQNRLREKTTLRGFGLPTADFLAIHSLDELRGGLAQFGQRGILKTANWGYDGKGQQFITGKTQLPEVWKSFAGQEAILEAVVDFECELSVIAARNPQGDICSYDPILNQHRHHILDVSISPVPQFSAATIASAKEIARTVMESLDVCGVLCVELFLTKSGDLLINEIAPRPHNSGHLTLDAHACSQFEQQLRGICGLPLGSTEQYQPAAMANLLGDLWQGDQPPRWEAALQASDVRLHLYGKPEARPGRKMGHLTCLAADAATAERRVREVREQLLG; via the coding sequence ATGACGCAACCCATCCTTCCCGGAGCAACAATTGGCATTCTCGGCAGCGGCCAGCTCGGTCGTATGCTCGCGGTTGCGGCGCGGCGGCTCGGGTACGGCGTCCAGGTGTTCTCGCCGGATCTGAATTCTCCCGCCGGTCAGGTTGCCGACCGTGAATGGGGAGCGAAGTACGACGACGTCGACCGTTTGAAAGAATTCGTCCGCCGCGTCGATGTCGTCACCCTCGAGTTCGAAAACGTGCCCGTCGAGACCCTGAACGTCCTCGAAAAGTTCGTCCCTGTCCGTCCTGGCCCGCGCGTGCTGGAGGCCGCGCAGAATCGCCTGCGCGAGAAGACCACGCTGCGGGGTTTCGGTCTGCCGACCGCCGATTTTCTGGCGATTCATTCGCTCGACGAACTCCGCGGCGGCCTCGCCCAGTTTGGCCAGCGGGGCATTCTCAAGACGGCCAACTGGGGCTACGACGGCAAAGGGCAGCAGTTCATAACCGGCAAAACCCAATTGCCGGAAGTGTGGAAATCGTTCGCAGGTCAGGAGGCGATTCTCGAAGCGGTCGTTGATTTCGAATGCGAACTCTCAGTGATTGCCGCCAGAAACCCTCAAGGGGACATCTGCAGTTACGATCCGATTCTGAATCAGCATCGTCATCACATTCTCGATGTCTCGATTTCGCCGGTTCCGCAGTTCTCGGCGGCAACGATTGCGAGTGCGAAGGAAATCGCCCGGACCGTGATGGAATCGCTCGACGTCTGCGGCGTGTTGTGTGTCGAACTGTTCCTGACGAAGTCCGGCGATCTGTTGATCAATGAAATCGCTCCCCGTCCGCACAACTCAGGTCACCTGACTCTCGACGCGCATGCCTGTTCGCAGTTTGAGCAGCAGCTTCGCGGCATCTGCGGGCTGCCGCTCGGTTCGACTGAGCAGTACCAGCCGGCCGCGATGGCAAACCTGCTGGGAGATCTCTGGCAGGGAGACCAGCCGCCGCGCTGGGAAGCGGCCTTGCAGGCGAGCGACGTGCGGCTGCATCTGTACGGCAAGCCCGAGGCCCGGCCAGGCCGCAAAATGGGCCATCTCACCTGCCTGGCAGCCGACGCCGCCACCGCCGAACGCCGCGTCCGCGAAGTCCGCGAACAACTGCTGGGTTAG